In Rhizobium sp. ZPR4, a genomic segment contains:
- a CDS encoding SDR family oxidoreductase translates to MHVIVTGGSSGIGLAGAKLYAARGARISLLARDPGRLEEARAEIAALPGVDATFIRTTSVDVASAEQTIEAVKLCEASFGPCDILIASAGIVEPCAFDAMPTSVFDEQIAINVLGTVNAVRAVYKGMKSRRSGRIMMISSGAALIGIFGYTAYCASKSALTGFAEALSAEAAASGIQISICFPPDTMTPQYRREISLRPREAVMLMGAVKPWSAEAVAAKIVHGLDRGKQRIHFGFSLTALAFFGPLIKPPLLWWFSRKTRKIFGDEVRRGLADSTEQGFDRDK, encoded by the coding sequence ATGCACGTTATCGTCACGGGAGGTTCAAGCGGAATTGGTCTGGCGGGAGCGAAGCTTTATGCAGCCAGAGGCGCTCGGATTTCGCTTCTCGCTCGCGATCCGGGGCGCCTCGAAGAGGCGCGCGCCGAAATCGCAGCGCTTCCAGGTGTTGACGCCACCTTTATCCGGACGACTTCCGTTGATGTGGCCTCAGCCGAACAGACCATTGAGGCGGTAAAGCTTTGCGAAGCGTCCTTCGGCCCTTGCGATATCCTCATAGCTTCTGCGGGTATCGTCGAGCCTTGCGCCTTCGATGCAATGCCGACATCGGTTTTCGATGAGCAGATCGCCATCAATGTCCTCGGGACGGTCAACGCGGTTCGCGCGGTCTATAAGGGCATGAAGAGCCGGCGCAGCGGCCGGATCATGATGATCTCCTCGGGAGCAGCCTTGATCGGCATCTTCGGCTATACCGCCTATTGCGCATCCAAATCGGCGCTGACTGGTTTTGCCGAAGCTTTGAGCGCCGAGGCTGCCGCTTCAGGCATACAGATTTCCATCTGCTTCCCACCCGATACGATGACGCCGCAATACCGCCGGGAAATCTCTCTCAGACCTCGCGAAGCGGTAATGTTGATGGGGGCCGTCAAACCGTGGAGTGCCGAGGCGGTCGCGGCAAAAATCGTCCACGGACTGGATCGCGGCAAACAAAGAATCCACTTCGGATTTTCGCTGACGGCGCTCGCATTTTTCGGACCACTGATAAAACCGCCGCTGCTATGGTGGTTTTCGCGCAAGACGCGAAAAATATTTGGTGACGAGGTGCGTCGCGGCCTTGCCGATTCCACCGAGCAGGGCTTTGATCGTGATAAGTAA
- a CDS encoding sulfatase-like hydrolase/transferase, with the protein MKLHDFPILLTLACFAFSCVIVLLTDPFAMPAAVTAENRPKRSWQRVACDWAARIPVIILIYVAFFAISWRPLYSTQAVISFFVIFTGISRAKFEFIREPLVFSDIALVVDVFKYREIFYATSLNIVFWIIAFAYVFGLSGLYMYLEPSVLPASNRLLWVLLMLVVAFAPWLALFSRVVSEPVCRFTQKFLGKVDVKIDTVRFGTFASVVFHFVIWVGVRREAIVAELSGRFMSALQELWEHGEDEPLIVVWQSESFIDLRHFGVDNVKLPNLDRLREQAAQWGRMTSVFEGGYTLRTEFAVLSGLLPENVHIDASYPYLRASHYKDVVWPARLKKAGWKTQFIHPYDKTFFLRHKALPQLGFDRMMMLDEFDHNPERDGPYVSDLSLTKSVIRTIDDDGTSKNFLFVASMANHGPWEPGRCGDLVNPVDIYGELLMRADHALGNLAHHLDRLDRPVWLLFYGDHAPLLKAFADPFPDPRTDYIIVPLGRARAHSQKPQPSQEEAPWNLIGTLLHYAGLATEVPE; encoded by the coding sequence TTGAAGCTTCATGATTTTCCAATTCTTTTGACGCTTGCCTGCTTCGCGTTTTCCTGCGTCATCGTCTTGCTGACCGATCCTTTCGCCATGCCGGCGGCCGTCACCGCCGAGAATCGCCCGAAAAGGAGCTGGCAGCGGGTGGCCTGCGATTGGGCGGCACGGATTCCGGTCATCATATTGATCTATGTCGCTTTCTTCGCCATTTCCTGGCGCCCGCTCTACAGCACGCAGGCTGTCATCAGCTTCTTCGTCATCTTCACGGGCATATCGAGGGCGAAGTTCGAGTTCATCCGTGAGCCTCTGGTCTTTTCGGACATCGCGCTCGTCGTGGACGTCTTCAAATACAGGGAGATCTTCTACGCGACCTCGCTGAACATCGTCTTCTGGATCATTGCCTTCGCTTATGTTTTCGGTCTCAGCGGCCTCTACATGTATCTTGAGCCATCGGTTTTGCCGGCGTCGAACCGATTGCTATGGGTCCTGTTGATGTTGGTTGTCGCCTTCGCGCCATGGCTCGCTTTGTTCAGTAGGGTTGTGAGCGAACCGGTCTGCCGGTTCACACAGAAGTTTCTCGGCAAGGTTGACGTGAAGATCGATACGGTGCGATTCGGCACCTTTGCCTCAGTCGTCTTTCATTTTGTTATCTGGGTCGGTGTCCGGCGCGAGGCGATCGTCGCGGAATTGTCCGGGCGCTTCATGTCGGCGCTTCAGGAGCTTTGGGAGCACGGCGAAGACGAGCCGCTCATCGTCGTCTGGCAATCCGAATCCTTTATCGATCTCAGACATTTCGGCGTCGACAATGTCAAGCTTCCCAATCTCGACCGTCTGCGCGAGCAGGCCGCGCAATGGGGCCGCATGACCAGCGTCTTCGAGGGTGGTTATACGCTGCGAACCGAATTTGCGGTGCTGAGCGGGCTGCTGCCTGAAAATGTACATATCGATGCCAGCTACCCCTATCTGCGCGCCAGCCATTACAAGGATGTGGTCTGGCCGGCACGGCTGAAGAAGGCGGGCTGGAAGACGCAGTTCATCCATCCCTACGACAAGACGTTCTTCCTGCGTCACAAGGCATTGCCGCAACTCGGCTTCGACCGGATGATGATGCTGGACGAGTTCGATCACAATCCTGAGCGCGATGGCCCCTATGTCAGCGACCTCTCGCTGACGAAGAGCGTGATTCGGACGATCGACGACGATGGCACGAGCAAGAACTTCCTCTTTGTCGCATCCATGGCGAATCATGGCCCCTGGGAGCCGGGCCGCTGCGGCGACCTCGTCAATCCGGTGGATATCTATGGCGAGCTCCTGATGCGCGCCGATCACGCGCTCGGCAATCTCGCCCATCACCTCGATAGGCTGGACCGTCCGGTTTGGCTGCTTTTCTATGGTGATCATGCGCCCTTGCTGAAGGCCTTTGCCGATCCGTTCCCAGATCCGCGCACCGATTACATCATCGTTCCGCTTGGCCGAGCGCGCGCCCATTCGCAAAAGCCGCAGCCGTCGCAGGAAGAGGCGCCCTGGAACCTGATCGGCACATTGCTGCATTATGCCGGCCTTGCCACCGAGGTTCCGGAGTGA
- a CDS encoding capsular biosynthesis protein, protein MPSGEGTARPRVFLFLQGPSSPLFVEIARILERAGSRCIRINLNAGDWISWRWHGASNYRGDFAGWRAYVRQRIEAENVTDLILHGEERPYHQVAIEEARRTGVIVNVVEMGYLRPDWVTLERDGLSSNSHFPADPAHILKVASKLPEPDWTRRYSQTFRSEALYDLAYYLPTVFLWLLYPGYRRHGLYHPLMEYAGWLRKLPSSGRRAREAEGLIEDLIAGGKRFFVYPLQLQTDFQLRAHSPFHQQQDVIRLLLRSFAENAAPDTHLVLKLHPLDNGLVDWRACVDRIGASCGLSPRIHLIDGGSLDRLIAASQGMVTVNSTAALSALQAGKPVKALGAAIYDIDGLSDQGSLHRFWLEPSPPSPELRDAFFRLLAAAVQVRGNFCSGEGARAAAAQIADRLLSRTVNLPDAYIDPPPRRRPIKLHVP, encoded by the coding sequence ATGCCCAGCGGGGAAGGGACCGCGCGCCCGCGCGTCTTCCTGTTCCTGCAGGGGCCATCCTCGCCACTGTTCGTCGAGATCGCCAGGATCCTGGAGAGGGCCGGCAGCCGTTGCATCCGCATCAACCTGAATGCCGGGGACTGGATTTCCTGGCGCTGGCACGGCGCCTCTAACTATCGTGGCGATTTTGCCGGATGGCGCGCCTATGTCAGGCAGCGAATCGAGGCTGAGAACGTCACCGACCTGATTCTGCACGGCGAGGAGCGCCCCTATCATCAGGTTGCCATCGAAGAGGCGCGGCGTACCGGCGTTATCGTCAACGTCGTCGAGATGGGATATTTGCGGCCGGACTGGGTGACGCTCGAGCGAGACGGGCTTTCCTCCAATTCGCATTTTCCGGCCGATCCTGCCCATATATTGAAGGTGGCGTCCAAGCTGCCGGAGCCGGATTGGACGCGTCGCTACAGCCAAACGTTCCGGTCAGAAGCGCTTTATGATCTCGCCTATTATCTCCCAACCGTCTTCCTGTGGCTTCTTTATCCAGGCTACCGGCGGCATGGGCTCTACCATCCCTTGATGGAGTATGCCGGCTGGCTGAGGAAACTTCCTTCCAGCGGCAGGAGGGCACGAGAGGCGGAGGGTTTGATCGAGGATCTGATTGCCGGCGGCAAACGATTCTTCGTCTATCCGCTACAGCTTCAGACCGATTTTCAGCTTCGAGCGCATTCGCCTTTCCATCAACAGCAGGATGTCATCCGGCTGCTTCTCCGTTCCTTCGCGGAGAATGCCGCGCCGGATACACATCTTGTCCTCAAGCTCCATCCGCTCGACAACGGGCTCGTGGATTGGCGGGCCTGTGTTGATCGCATTGGCGCTTCATGCGGATTATCACCTCGCATCCATCTGATCGACGGCGGCAGTCTCGACCGGTTGATTGCCGCCAGCCAGGGCATGGTGACGGTCAACTCGACTGCGGCACTTTCCGCGCTGCAAGCGGGGAAGCCGGTCAAGGCGCTGGGAGCGGCGATCTACGATATCGATGGACTGAGCGATCAGGGCAGCTTGCATCGATTCTGGCTGGAGCCGTCGCCGCCGTCGCCGGAGCTGCGCGACGCATTCTTTCGCCTGCTGGCGGCGGCCGTACAGGTGCGCGGCAACTTTTGTTCCGGGGAGGGCGCGCGTGCCGCCGCCGCACAGATCGCCGACAGACTATTGTCACGGACAGTCAATCTGCCTGACGCCTACATCGACCCGCCACCGAGGCGGCGGCCGATAAAGCTTCATGTGCCGTAA
- a CDS encoding NADH-quinone oxidoreductase subunit A, translated as MTGLLSSYIPIAIFIGIALVIGLALLITPFAVAFKAPDSEKLSAYECGFNAFDDARMKFDIRFYLVSILFIIFDLEVAFLFPWAVSFGAIGWFGFWSMMVFLAVLTIGFIYEWKKGALEWE; from the coding sequence ATGACTGGACTGCTCAGTTCCTATATTCCGATAGCGATTTTCATTGGTATTGCCTTGGTAATCGGCCTGGCGCTGTTGATCACGCCGTTTGCCGTCGCCTTCAAGGCGCCTGACTCGGAAAAGCTGTCGGCTTACGAATGCGGCTTCAATGCATTCGATGACGCCCGCATGAAGTTCGATATCCGCTTCTACCTGGTATCGATTCTCTTCATCATCTTTGACCTGGAAGTCGCCTTCCTCTTCCCGTGGGCCGTTTCGTTCGGTGCGATCGGCTGGTTCGGGTTCTGGTCGATGATGGTGTTCCTCGCGGTGCTGACCATCGGCTTTATCTATGAATGGAAGAAGGGAGCCCTGGAATGGGAGTAG
- a CDS encoding NADH-quinone oxidoreductase subunit B produces the protein MGVAPSNTTLVAPQPKGIIDPATGRPVGSNDPFFGEINNELADKGFLVTSTDELINWARTGSLMWMTFGLACCAVEMMQVSMPRYDVERFGFAPRASPRQSDVMIVAGTLTNKMAPALRKVYDQMPEPRYVISMGSCANGGGYYHYSYSVVRGCDRVVPIDIYIPGCPPTAEALLYGVLLLQKKIRRTGTIER, from the coding sequence ATGGGAGTAGCCCCAAGCAACACGACGCTCGTAGCGCCGCAGCCGAAGGGGATCATTGATCCCGCAACCGGCAGACCGGTCGGCAGCAACGATCCGTTCTTCGGCGAAATCAACAACGAGCTCGCCGACAAGGGCTTTCTGGTCACCTCTACCGATGAGCTGATCAACTGGGCCCGCACAGGCTCCCTGATGTGGATGACCTTTGGTCTCGCCTGCTGCGCCGTCGAGATGATGCAGGTTTCCATGCCGCGTTACGACGTTGAGCGCTTCGGCTTTGCGCCACGCGCCTCGCCGCGCCAGTCCGACGTCATGATCGTCGCCGGCACGCTCACCAACAAGATGGCGCCCGCTCTGCGCAAGGTCTACGACCAGATGCCCGAGCCGCGCTACGTCATCTCGATGGGTTCCTGCGCCAACGGCGGCGGCTACTATCACTATTCCTATTCCGTCGTTCGCGGATGCGACCGTGTCGTTCCGATCGACATTTATATTCCGGGCTGTCCTCCCACGGCAGAAGCGCTGCTTTACGGCGTGCTCCTGCTGCAGAAGAAGATCCGGCGCACCGGCACGATCGAACGGTAA
- a CDS encoding NADH-quinone oxidoreductase subunit C has product MSEALNELAAYLTEVRSALISSSEIKYGELNVTTTTENVIALLTFLRDDAKCGFVNMTDICGVDWPQRAERFDVVYHLLSPKKNLRIRVKVPVGEDQPVPSACAVYPGADWFERETWDMYGVLFTGHPDLRRLLTDYGFEGHPLRKDFPTTGFVEVRYDDAAKRVVYEPVELKQEFRNFDFLSPWEGTDYVLPGDEKAKA; this is encoded by the coding sequence ATGAGTGAAGCCCTGAACGAGCTTGCCGCCTACCTCACAGAAGTTCGCAGCGCCCTGATCTCATCGAGCGAGATCAAGTACGGCGAGCTTAATGTGACGACGACGACCGAAAACGTTATCGCCCTTTTGACCTTCCTGCGCGACGACGCCAAGTGCGGCTTTGTCAACATGACGGATATCTGCGGCGTCGACTGGCCGCAGCGTGCCGAGCGTTTCGATGTTGTCTATCATCTGCTGTCGCCGAAGAAGAACCTGCGCATCCGCGTCAAGGTTCCGGTCGGTGAAGATCAGCCTGTTCCTTCCGCCTGTGCCGTCTATCCCGGTGCTGACTGGTTCGAGCGCGAAACCTGGGACATGTACGGTGTTCTTTTCACCGGCCATCCGGATTTGCGCCGCCTGCTGACGGATTATGGTTTCGAAGGTCACCCGCTGCGCAAGGACTTCCCGACGACCGGTTTCGTCGAGGTCCGCTACGACGATGCCGCCAAGCGCGTTGTCTACGAGCCGGTGGAACTGAAGCAGGAATTCCGCAACTTCGACTTCCTGTCGCCGTGGGAGGGCACGGACTACGTGCTCCCGGGCGACGAGAAGGCGAAGGCCTGA
- a CDS encoding NADH-quinone oxidoreductase subunit D, whose product MTEHNVRNFNINFGPQHPAAHGVLRLVLELDGEIVERVDPHIGLLHRGTEKLIETKTYLQAVPYFDRLDYVAPMNQEHAYALAVEKLLGIDIPIRGQLIRVLYSEIGRILSHLLNVTTQAMDVGALTPPLWGFEEREKLMVFYERASGSRMHAAYVRPGGVHQDLPEKLVQDIGDWCDPFLKALDDIDDLLTGNRIFKQRNVDIGVVSLEDCWAWGFSGVMVRGSGAAWDLRKAQPYECYSDLEFDIPIGKNGDCYDRYLIRMIEMRESVRIMKQCVNRLLGDAKTGPVSSLDGKVVPPKRGEMKRSMEALIHHFKLYTEGYHVPAGEVYAAVEAPKGEFGVYLVSDGSNKPYRCKIRAPGYAHLQAMDFMCRGHQLADVAAVLGSLDIVFGEVDR is encoded by the coding sequence ATGACAGAACATAACGTTCGCAACTTCAACATCAATTTCGGCCCGCAGCACCCGGCTGCGCACGGCGTTTTGCGTCTTGTCCTCGAATTGGACGGCGAAATTGTGGAACGCGTCGATCCGCATATCGGCCTGCTGCATCGCGGCACTGAAAAGCTGATCGAGACGAAGACCTATCTTCAGGCCGTTCCTTATTTCGACCGCCTCGACTATGTGGCGCCGATGAACCAGGAGCATGCCTATGCACTGGCCGTCGAAAAGCTGCTCGGCATCGACATTCCGATTCGCGGCCAGCTGATCCGCGTGCTCTATTCGGAAATCGGCCGCATCCTGTCGCATCTCCTGAACGTCACCACGCAGGCCATGGACGTCGGCGCGCTGACGCCCCCGCTCTGGGGCTTCGAAGAGCGCGAAAAGCTGATGGTGTTCTACGAGCGCGCTTCCGGCTCGCGCATGCACGCAGCTTACGTCCGTCCGGGCGGCGTTCACCAGGATCTTCCGGAAAAGCTCGTTCAGGATATCGGCGACTGGTGCGATCCCTTCCTCAAGGCACTCGACGATATCGACGACCTTCTGACCGGTAACCGCATCTTCAAGCAGCGTAACGTCGATATCGGCGTGGTCTCGCTGGAAGACTGTTGGGCCTGGGGCTTCTCCGGCGTCATGGTCCGTGGCTCCGGTGCTGCCTGGGACTTGCGCAAGGCGCAGCCCTACGAATGCTATTCCGATCTCGAATTCGACATTCCGATCGGCAAGAATGGCGATTGCTACGACCGTTACCTCATCCGCATGATCGAAATGCGCGAGTCCGTCCGCATCATGAAGCAGTGCGTCAATCGTCTGCTCGGCGATGCCAAGACCGGACCGGTTTCGTCGCTCGACGGCAAGGTCGTTCCGCCGAAGCGCGGCGAGATGAAGCGCTCGATGGAAGCGCTGATCCACCACTTCAAGCTTTACACCGAAGGCTATCACGTGCCGGCCGGCGAGGTTTATGCGGCTGTCGAAGCGCCGAAGGGCGAATTCGGCGTCTATCTGGTCTCGGACGGCTCCAACAAGCCGTATCGTTGCAAGATCCGTGCGCCGGGCTATGCGCATCTGCAGGCCATGGACTTCATGTGCCGCGGCCATCAGCTGGCCGACGTCGCCGCGGTGCTGGGCTCGCTCGATATCGTGTTCGGTGAGGTCGATCGTTGA
- a CDS encoding NADH-quinone oxidoreductase subunit E, producing the protein MSVRRLAEDQFQPAAFAFSKENAVWAEKTIQKYPDGRQQSAIIPLMMRAQEQEGWVTKAAIESIADMLDMAYIRALEVATFYTQFQLHPVGTRAHVQVCGTTPCMLRGAEGLIKICKSRINDHAFERNADGTLSWEEVECQGACVNAPMVVIGKDTYEDLTPTRLEEIIDAFAAGKGHEIPTGPQIDRVFSAPEGGLTSLLSDEAKAKSVAGKTAKATAEAVSIPPSEAARAKSTDAETNQSLKTPATEPAAAAKNAKAAETQPLSGTAAAEPVAGKPSLDDKDRPAGIERPAQPDNLQLISGVGPKIEGTLHELGIFTFAQIASWHEAERHWVDGYLNFKGRIERDEWVKQAEALAKGGEAEYIKVFGKKPR; encoded by the coding sequence ATGTCCGTTCGTCGACTAGCCGAAGATCAATTCCAGCCTGCCGCCTTCGCCTTCAGCAAGGAGAATGCGGTCTGGGCTGAAAAGACGATCCAGAAATATCCTGATGGTCGTCAGCAATCCGCGATCATCCCGCTGATGATGCGCGCGCAGGAGCAGGAAGGCTGGGTCACCAAGGCGGCTATCGAATCGATCGCCGACATGCTCGACATGGCCTATATCCGCGCCCTCGAAGTCGCGACCTTCTATACGCAGTTCCAGCTGCATCCGGTTGGCACGCGCGCCCACGTCCAGGTTTGCGGCACGACGCCCTGTATGCTGCGCGGCGCCGAGGGGCTGATCAAGATCTGCAAAAGCCGGATCAACGACCATGCTTTCGAACGCAACGCTGACGGCACGCTCTCCTGGGAAGAGGTCGAATGTCAGGGCGCCTGCGTCAACGCACCGATGGTGGTGATCGGCAAGGATACCTATGAGGATCTGACGCCGACACGTCTCGAAGAGATCATCGATGCCTTCGCCGCAGGCAAGGGCCATGAAATTCCGACCGGTCCGCAGATCGATCGCGTTTTCTCCGCGCCGGAAGGCGGCTTGACATCTCTCCTGTCGGACGAGGCGAAGGCAAAGAGCGTCGCAGGCAAGACGGCCAAGGCCACAGCTGAGGCCGTGTCGATCCCGCCGTCCGAGGCCGCTCGCGCCAAGAGCACGGATGCTGAAACCAATCAGAGCCTGAAGACGCCGGCAACCGAGCCGGCTGCTGCTGCCAAGAACGCCAAGGCCGCCGAAACGCAGCCGCTTTCGGGAACTGCAGCCGCAGAGCCTGTCGCAGGAAAGCCGTCGCTTGATGATAAGGATCGTCCTGCCGGTATCGAAAGACCCGCGCAGCCGGATAATCTGCAGCTCATTTCAGGCGTCGGCCCGAAGATCGAAGGGACCTTGCACGAACTCGGCATCTTCACCTTCGCGCAGATTGCCAGCTGGCATGAGGCCGAGCGCCATTGGGTCGACGGCTATCTGAATTTCAAGGGCCGCATCGAACGCGATGAGTGGGTCAAGCAGGCTGAGGCACTCGCTAAGGGTGGCGAAGCGGAATATATCAAGGTCTTCGGCAAGAAGCCGCGGTAA
- the nuoF gene encoding NADH-quinone oxidoreductase subunit NuoF: MLQDQDRIFTNIYGLKDKSLKGAMSRGHWDGTKQILEKGRDWIINEMKASGLRGRGGAGFPTGLKWSFMPKESDGRPHYLVVNADESEPGTCKDRDIMRHDPHTLIEGCVIAGFAMGANAAYIYVRGEYMREREALQAAIDECYDAGLLGKNNKLGWDFDVYVHHGAGAYICGEETALLESLEGKKGQPRLKPPFPANMGLYGCPTTVNNVESIAVAPTILRRGAGWFSSIGRPNNVGTKLFMLSGHVNRPCTVEEAMGITFRELVEKHGGGIRGGWDNLLAVIPGGASCPVVPAADIIDCPMDFDGLREVKSSFGTAAAIVMDKSTDIIKAIARISAFFKHESCGQCTPCREGTGWMWRVLERMARGNAQKREIDMLFQVTKQIEGHTICALGDAAAWPVQGLIRNFRPEIEKRIDQYTANATSHGAVLEAAE; this comes from the coding sequence ATGTTACAAGATCAAGATCGCATCTTTACCAATATCTACGGCCTCAAGGACAAATCCCTGAAAGGCGCGATGTCGCGCGGTCATTGGGACGGCACGAAGCAAATTCTCGAAAAGGGCCGTGACTGGATCATCAACGAGATGAAGGCTTCCGGCCTTCGCGGTCGCGGCGGCGCAGGCTTCCCGACCGGTCTCAAGTGGTCCTTCATGCCGAAGGAAAGCGACGGTCGTCCGCACTACCTCGTTGTCAATGCCGACGAATCCGAGCCCGGTACCTGCAAGGACCGCGATATCATGCGCCACGATCCGCATACGCTGATCGAAGGCTGCGTCATCGCCGGTTTCGCCATGGGTGCGAATGCAGCTTATATCTACGTTCGCGGCGAGTACATGCGCGAACGCGAAGCCCTGCAGGCGGCGATCGACGAGTGCTATGATGCGGGATTGCTGGGCAAAAACAACAAGCTCGGCTGGGATTTTGATGTTTACGTTCATCATGGTGCCGGCGCTTACATCTGCGGCGAAGAAACCGCGCTGCTCGAAAGCCTCGAAGGCAAGAAGGGCCAGCCGCGCCTGAAGCCGCCGTTCCCGGCCAATATGGGTCTCTACGGCTGCCCGACGACTGTCAACAACGTCGAATCCATCGCCGTGGCTCCGACGATCCTGCGTCGCGGCGCGGGCTGGTTCTCATCCATCGGCCGTCCGAACAATGTCGGCACGAAGCTGTTCATGCTGTCGGGCCACGTCAACCGTCCCTGCACGGTCGAAGAGGCCATGGGCATTACCTTCCGCGAGCTGGTCGAAAAGCATGGCGGCGGCATTCGTGGCGGCTGGGACAATCTGCTGGCCGTCATTCCCGGCGGTGCATCGTGCCCGGTCGTTCCGGCTGCCGACATCATCGATTGCCCGATGGATTTCGACGGCCTGCGCGAAGTCAAGTCGTCCTTCGGCACGGCAGCGGCAATCGTCATGGACAAGTCGACCGACATCATCAAGGCGATCGCCCGCATCTCGGCCTTCTTCAAGCATGAGAGCTGCGGCCAGTGTACGCCGTGCCGCGAAGGCACGGGCTGGATGTGGCGCGTTCTTGAGCGTATGGCTCGTGGTAACGCGCAGAAGCGCGAGATCGACATGCTGTTCCAGGTGACGAAGCAGATCGAAGGTCATACCATCTGTGCGCTCGGTGACGCTGCCGCATGGCCGGTCCAGGGCCTGATCCGCAATTTCCGTCCCGAGATCGAGAAGCGCATCGACCAGTATACCGCCAACGCGACGAGCCACGGCGCGGTACTGGAAGCAGCCGAGTAA
- a CDS encoding 5' DNA nuclease, which produces MAKTNDIRQDSGATDSASADFGRVAAGMFGNAPIMPIHPLMAHPAAAIAAVTAIGFGFTSQLAGAFLGAFQGAVEATTKLAEALDDEKHQAETAAKPTAANGGAGDAKPVKAAPVVKTAAPKPVALKSAAANQKPAAVKKAEPKPVVAAPKAATTTAKKTAKVEVAAPVAAEKVEVAAPVAAKPAPARGRKVAEKADDLKRISGVGPKLEQVLNGRGIKRFADIAAWSDADVERIDAELGFDGRIRRDDWVGQAKALLPKGRS; this is translated from the coding sequence ATGGCGAAGACCAACGATATCAGGCAGGACAGCGGAGCGACCGATAGTGCATCGGCTGATTTCGGCCGTGTTGCTGCCGGTATGTTTGGGAACGCGCCGATCATGCCGATCCACCCGTTGATGGCCCATCCGGCCGCAGCCATTGCTGCGGTCACTGCGATCGGCTTCGGCTTTACCTCGCAGTTGGCGGGTGCATTCCTCGGCGCTTTCCAGGGCGCCGTTGAAGCAACCACCAAACTGGCCGAAGCCCTGGACGACGAAAAGCATCAGGCGGAAACCGCTGCGAAGCCGACTGCTGCGAATGGCGGGGCAGGGGACGCAAAGCCTGTAAAGGCAGCGCCTGTTGTCAAGACAGCTGCGCCGAAGCCAGTCGCACTGAAGTCGGCTGCTGCCAACCAGAAGCCGGCTGCCGTAAAGAAGGCCGAGCCGAAACCTGTAGTTGCCGCGCCCAAGGCCGCGACGACAACTGCAAAGAAGACGGCGAAGGTTGAAGTTGCTGCGCCGGTTGCCGCAGAGAAGGTTGAAGTCGCCGCACCAGTTGCAGCCAAGCCGGCCCCTGCGCGCGGCCGCAAGGTAGCTGAGAAGGCTGACGACCTGAAGCGGATTTCCGGCGTCGGTCCAAAGCTGGAGCAGGTGCTGAACGGACGCGGCATCAAGCGATTTGCCGATATCGCCGCGTGGAGCGATGCGGATGTCGAGCGGATCGATGCGGAGCTCGGCTTCGACGGTCGCATCCGGCGCGACGACTGGGTCGGCCAGGCGAAGGCGCTGCTGCCGAAGGGCCGGAGTTGA